A genomic stretch from Bacillus sp. N1-1 includes:
- a CDS encoding SDR family oxidoreductase: MDLNLKGKSVVVTAASKGLGRASALAFAKEGAHVILSSRSEDELKKACEEIIEETGNEQVTWTVCDMTKADDINRLMTFAAETNGTVDVLINNAGGPPAGRFEDFDDEGWQNAFELNLLSFVRTSRAAIPYMKENGWGRILNIASSSIKQSLDNLILSNTFRAGIVGLAKSLSQEYAEHNILVNTVGPGRIATDRVEQLDQIKADQLGINVAELKSQAEQSIPMKRYGEPDEFAKAIVFLGSDANTYMTGQSLVVDGGLVKAL, encoded by the coding sequence ATGGATCTCAATCTAAAAGGAAAATCAGTCGTCGTAACAGCTGCAAGCAAAGGACTTGGAAGAGCTTCGGCCCTTGCATTTGCGAAGGAAGGTGCGCATGTTATTTTATCAAGTCGAAGTGAAGATGAACTGAAAAAAGCATGTGAAGAAATCATCGAAGAGACAGGGAATGAGCAGGTTACCTGGACTGTTTGCGATATGACAAAAGCGGATGATATTAATCGATTGATGACGTTTGCCGCAGAAACGAATGGTACAGTAGATGTGTTAATTAATAATGCGGGCGGTCCTCCAGCTGGTCGGTTTGAGGATTTCGATGATGAAGGTTGGCAGAATGCTTTTGAACTGAATCTATTAAGCTTCGTTCGAACGTCAAGAGCAGCAATTCCTTACATGAAGGAAAATGGATGGGGACGTATCTTGAATATCGCTTCTTCTTCAATTAAACAATCGCTAGATAACCTGATCCTCTCGAATACATTTCGAGCAGGGATTGTAGGACTAGCAAAAAGTCTTTCACAGGAATATGCAGAGCATAATATTCTTGTAAATACAGTTGGCCCAGGACGTATTGCTACTGATCGTGTGGAGCAACTTGATCAAATTAAGGCAGATCAGTTAGGCATCAATGTTGCTGAATTAAAGAGTCAGGCGGAGCAATCCATTCCGATGAAAAGATACGGGGAACCTGATGAATTTGCAAAGGCGATCGTATTTCTCGGATCAGATGCAAATACTTATATGACCGGGCAATCACTCGTTGTGGACGGCGGCCTTGTGAAGGCATTATAA
- a CDS encoding helix-turn-helix domain-containing protein → MVDAKERILEATDIHKATEMISIATNKPVIIENKNFELISYSTASESFDQTQQKTILYKKCPVFIIDRLKKEGIVQQLESNEAPIRIAPIEEIGFYQRVVVKAIYEERTMGYLWVQETNSPLTEEEVDFLTEITPHIGKLIHDSYQKGKEHEGKQEKLLWNVLLHEYESENQMRRKAQVASLPLPERFSVLVMSIAEPSQEPLLNEVLELLSRFKRHKIQVLKTELQVVAVISGDKSMKGSAIEHSRELVEYVKSALTHEEFYSFLIGIGKEYVELIDMRKSFLEALEVIETADFIGPRPDVMPREFSKLGVYRYLAALYEKNNTEHYFNQNLLNLMEKDSVSHSSLLKTLEVYLSNNGKGKSTAAELFIHPNTLNYRMKQIQDLTDIDFDDFNMKSHIYIELLLLNNIPSYYNRYLSAVEEQKSTTK, encoded by the coding sequence ATGGTAGACGCGAAAGAACGGATTCTAGAAGCGACGGATATTCATAAAGCAACTGAGATGATCAGCATTGCGACGAATAAGCCAGTTATTATTGAGAACAAAAATTTTGAGCTTATTTCCTATAGCACAGCGTCGGAAAGTTTTGATCAAACGCAGCAAAAAACCATTTTATATAAGAAATGCCCAGTTTTTATTATTGATCGTTTAAAAAAAGAAGGGATCGTGCAACAGCTTGAGAGCAATGAAGCTCCCATTCGCATTGCCCCTATTGAAGAAATCGGCTTTTATCAGCGCGTGGTTGTGAAAGCGATTTATGAAGAGCGGACAATGGGATATCTCTGGGTGCAAGAAACAAATAGTCCGCTTACGGAAGAAGAGGTGGACTTTCTTACTGAAATCACCCCTCACATTGGCAAGCTTATTCATGATTCGTATCAAAAAGGGAAAGAGCATGAGGGGAAGCAAGAGAAATTGCTTTGGAACGTGCTTCTTCATGAATACGAAAGCGAAAATCAAATGAGGCGTAAAGCCCAGGTGGCAAGCCTGCCATTGCCTGAGCGCTTTTCTGTACTTGTTATGTCCATTGCAGAGCCTTCTCAAGAACCGCTTTTGAATGAAGTGCTCGAGCTTCTATCTCGGTTTAAGCGTCATAAAATTCAGGTGCTGAAAACGGAGCTTCAAGTTGTTGCTGTCATTTCTGGTGATAAAAGTATGAAGGGTTCTGCCATTGAGCATAGCCGAGAACTTGTAGAGTACGTGAAGAGTGCGTTAACTCACGAAGAATTTTATTCTTTCTTGATTGGAATTGGGAAAGAATATGTGGAGCTCATTGATATGAGGAAAAGTTTTCTAGAAGCACTGGAAGTCATTGAGACAGCTGACTTTATTGGCCCAAGGCCAGATGTGATGCCACGAGAGTTCTCGAAGCTCGGCGTATACCGGTATCTTGCCGCTCTTTATGAGAAAAACAATACGGAGCATTACTTTAATCAAAATTTGCTTAACTTGATGGAAAAGGACTCAGTTAGTCATTCTAGTTTATTAAAGACGCTAGAAGTATATTTATCGAACAACGGTAAGGGAAAAAGTACCGCCGCTGAACTGTTTATCCATCCCAATACGCTGAATTATCGCATGAAACAGATACAGGATCTAACCGACATTGATTTTGATGATTTTAATATGAAAAGTCACATTTATATTGAGTTGTTGTTGTTAAACAACATACCGTCTTACTATAACCGGTACCTTTCGGCTGTAGAGGAGCAGAAAAGTACGACGAAATAG
- a CDS encoding proline dehydrogenase, whose product MEAINKSFFLFLASRPSLDRLAKRWGSKFGADKIVGGETFEHAVPLIQNLNSQGLRVTVDHLGEFVSSETEAKERTQECLDTIRMISAHQLNSQMSLKVTSLGLDISHDLVWHNMIEIMEEAVKHDVFVTIDMEDSTRTEATLNLYKDLKKKYDNIGTVIQSYLYRSDQDLDDLNEVNPNLRLVKGAYKESAKVAFPAKSDVDHNLKQLIKKHLLNGNFTAIASHDEAIITFTKEFVKEHDIPKDQFEFQMLYGMRSQSQLDLLAEGYAVRVYLPYGNDWYGYFMRRLAERPANIAFAFNGIFKK is encoded by the coding sequence TTGGAAGCCATCAACAAGAGTTTTTTCCTTTTTCTCGCTAGCAGGCCCTCGCTTGATCGGCTCGCCAAACGATGGGGTAGCAAGTTTGGGGCAGACAAGATAGTTGGGGGTGAGACCTTTGAGCATGCGGTGCCTCTTATTCAGAACTTGAATAGCCAGGGGCTTCGGGTAACGGTGGATCACCTTGGCGAATTCGTTTCATCTGAAACAGAAGCGAAGGAGCGTACACAAGAGTGTCTTGATACGATCCGCATGATTAGTGCTCATCAACTAAATTCTCAGATGTCTTTGAAAGTCACTTCACTTGGTCTTGATATTAGCCATGATCTCGTCTGGCATAACATGATTGAGATTATGGAAGAAGCGGTGAAGCATGATGTGTTCGTTACGATCGATATGGAAGATTCGACACGAACGGAAGCGACGCTGAATCTTTACAAAGACCTGAAGAAGAAGTATGACAACATTGGAACGGTCATTCAGTCTTATTTATACCGATCTGATCAGGACCTGGATGATTTGAATGAAGTAAACCCTAATTTGCGTCTCGTCAAAGGGGCTTACAAAGAATCAGCGAAGGTTGCTTTTCCAGCAAAATCAGATGTTGATCATAATTTGAAGCAGCTCATTAAGAAGCATTTATTGAATGGGAATTTTACAGCCATCGCTAGTCACGATGAGGCCATCATTACCTTTACGAAAGAATTCGTGAAAGAGCATGATATTCCGAAAGACCAATTTGAGTTTCAAATGCTGTACGGTATGCGAAGCCAGAGTCAGCTCGATCTTCTAGCGGAAGGTTATGCGGTAAGAGTATACCTACCTTATGGGAACGATTGGTATGGGTATTTTATGCGGCGGTTGGCGGAACGACCTGCGAACATCGCCTTTGCTTTTAATGGAATCTTTAAAAAATAA
- the pruA gene encoding L-glutamate gamma-semialdehyde dehydrogenase, with product MVVPYKHEPFTDFTVKENKKAFEEALKLVKEELGKDHDLLINGERVSTEDKIVSINPANKEQIVGRVSKATKEHAERAIQSADEAFEGWRKWTARSRAELLFRAASIVRRRKHEFSAYLVFEAGKPWKEADADTAEAIDFMEYYARQMIELGEGKAIESRPGEQNRYVYTPSGVALVIPPWNFAFAIMAGTTVAPLVTGNTVLLKPASATPVVAAKFVEVLEEAGLPKGVLNFVPGSGAEVGDYLVDHPKTSIITFTGSREVGTRIYERAAKVQPGQQHLKRVIVEMGGKDTIVVDKDSDLELAAQAIVVSAFGFSGQKCSAGSRAVILKEVYDQVRDRVVELTNELTLGETTGPDVYMGPVIDQASFDKIMSYIEIGKEEGRLVAGGEGDDSKGFFIKPTVFADLAPKSRMQQEEIFGPVVCLTKADNFDEAIEIANNTEYGLTGAVITNNRAHIEQAKMDFHVGNLYFNRNCTGAIVGYHPFGGFKMSGTDSKAGGPDYLGLHMQAKTVSEMF from the coding sequence ATGGTAGTACCATACAAACACGAACCGTTTACTGATTTCACTGTTAAGGAAAACAAAAAGGCTTTTGAAGAAGCACTGAAACTAGTAAAAGAAGAGCTCGGAAAAGATCATGATCTTCTTATCAATGGTGAGCGTGTAAGCACGGAAGATAAAATTGTTTCCATTAACCCTGCTAACAAAGAGCAAATCGTTGGCCGCGTATCGAAGGCAACGAAAGAGCATGCGGAACGCGCCATTCAGTCTGCAGATGAAGCATTTGAAGGCTGGAGAAAATGGACGGCTCGCTCTCGTGCTGAGCTTCTATTCCGCGCAGCTTCGATTGTTCGTCGCCGTAAACATGAATTCTCTGCTTATCTTGTCTTTGAAGCAGGTAAGCCGTGGAAAGAAGCTGATGCAGATACAGCTGAAGCGATTGACTTCATGGAATACTATGCGCGTCAAATGATCGAGCTAGGAGAAGGCAAAGCGATTGAAAGCCGTCCTGGTGAACAAAACCGTTACGTTTACACGCCAAGTGGTGTTGCACTCGTTATTCCACCATGGAACTTTGCTTTTGCAATTATGGCAGGTACGACGGTAGCTCCTCTTGTAACAGGAAATACGGTTCTTCTTAAGCCAGCAAGTGCAACTCCAGTTGTTGCAGCGAAGTTTGTTGAAGTGCTTGAAGAAGCTGGACTTCCAAAAGGCGTGTTGAACTTTGTTCCAGGTAGCGGAGCTGAAGTGGGCGATTATCTTGTGGATCACCCGAAAACATCGATCATCACATTCACAGGTTCACGAGAAGTCGGTACACGTATCTATGAGCGTGCGGCGAAAGTACAGCCGGGTCAACAACACCTGAAGCGAGTGATCGTTGAAATGGGTGGTAAAGATACGATCGTTGTGGATAAAGATTCAGATCTAGAACTTGCTGCACAGGCAATCGTTGTCTCAGCATTTGGCTTCTCAGGTCAGAAATGTTCTGCAGGCTCCCGTGCGGTCATTTTGAAAGAGGTATATGATCAGGTTCGTGATCGCGTTGTTGAATTAACAAATGAACTTACACTTGGCGAAACGACAGGTCCAGATGTGTACATGGGACCAGTCATTGATCAGGCATCATTTGATAAAATCATGAGCTATATTGAAATTGGGAAAGAAGAAGGACGTCTCGTTGCTGGAGGAGAAGGCGATGATTCGAAAGGATTCTTCATCAAGCCGACCGTGTTTGCTGATCTTGCTCCGAAATCACGCATGCAGCAAGAAGAAATTTTCGGTCCGGTTGTCTGCTTAACGAAAGCAGATAACTTCGATGAAGCAATTGAGATTGCGAACAATACGGAGTACGGCTTAACTGGTGCGGTAATCACGAATAATCGTGCCCACATCGAGCAAGCGAAGATGGACTTCCACGTAGGTAACCTGTATTTCAACCGTAACTGTACAGGAGCAATTGTTGGATACCACCCATTTGGCGGGTTTAAAATGTCCGGTACAGATTCAAAAGCAGGTGGACCAGATTACCTTGGCCTTCACATGCAGGCAAAAACAGTTTCTGAAATGTTTTAA
- a CDS encoding ATP-binding protein, protein MTQRETYIKNSKTTCEHVYQMDPNSVPVLHVLLTEEELNQRLQHYERALSTIQTFMTKLLSFITDIPTVIVTTDDQGVVLDSYGDERLKQMTASLGIQNGVKFDEETAGTNAITLALKHNKPIHLIGDDHYHYCFSEVACYSAPYRYRNGEVIGTISIMTPKEHASPLHLGLLSSSIDTIEREIRVHEQNEQLHLYNQMLMSTTPIGIVISDQIGHIREFNQSAAQLTGMNKINMIGSHISEVPVLKPFFDHVLTKEKGIEDIEITFSRLDERKCLLDILPLYNHNQKLSGAFAQFRDMTSYYQLQEQVIQSEKLSAIGKLGAGLAHEIRNPLTSIIGFTQLLDVDKKQAHYIDIIRTELERMKNLVNQFVMMGKQTISERKSGHLYPLIFETVELMKSNAHLHNVELYFHAEEEQITVWMDASQIKQVLINFIKNAIEAMPQGGEITVSLEKKDQHAIIAVKDNGKGMSEKEIKQLGTPFFSTKSSGLGIGLSICFDIMKAHHGKIVIDSNEGAGTIANLFLPLHKEES, encoded by the coding sequence ATGACGCAACGTGAAACGTACATCAAAAACTCTAAAACCACCTGCGAGCATGTTTACCAAATGGATCCAAACTCAGTTCCTGTTCTTCACGTTTTATTAACGGAAGAAGAGTTAAATCAGCGCCTGCAACATTACGAACGTGCGCTTTCCACCATTCAAACATTCATGACAAAGCTTTTAAGCTTTATAACCGATATCCCTACTGTTATCGTGACGACTGACGACCAGGGGGTTGTGTTAGATTCCTATGGAGACGAGCGTCTTAAACAAATGACAGCGTCACTCGGCATTCAAAACGGCGTTAAATTCGATGAAGAAACGGCAGGTACGAATGCCATTACACTTGCACTAAAACACAACAAGCCGATTCATTTAATTGGGGATGATCATTACCATTATTGTTTTAGTGAGGTGGCGTGCTACTCGGCACCTTATCGTTATCGTAACGGAGAAGTGATTGGCACCATTTCAATTATGACACCAAAAGAGCACGCCTCACCGTTACACCTTGGCTTGCTTTCATCTTCAATTGACACCATTGAACGCGAAATCCGGGTTCATGAACAAAACGAACAGCTTCATCTCTACAATCAAATGCTGATGAGCACAACGCCAATTGGAATTGTTATTTCAGATCAGATTGGTCATATAAGAGAATTTAATCAAAGCGCCGCGCAACTAACAGGAATGAATAAGATCAACATGATCGGGTCTCATATATCAGAGGTTCCTGTTCTTAAACCATTTTTCGATCATGTGCTCACGAAAGAAAAAGGAATCGAGGATATCGAAATCACCTTCTCAAGGCTTGATGAACGAAAGTGTTTACTTGATATTTTACCTCTATATAATCACAATCAGAAGCTAAGCGGTGCTTTTGCTCAGTTTCGCGATATGACCTCTTATTATCAACTGCAAGAGCAGGTCATCCAATCTGAGAAACTTTCTGCTATTGGAAAATTAGGGGCTGGGTTAGCCCATGAAATCCGCAATCCTCTCACATCCATCATCGGCTTTACACAGCTATTGGATGTGGATAAAAAACAAGCCCATTATATCGATATTATTAGAACTGAGCTTGAGCGTATGAAAAACCTTGTCAATCAATTTGTCATGATGGGAAAACAAACAATTAGTGAACGAAAATCCGGGCATTTATATCCTCTCATATTTGAAACGGTTGAATTAATGAAAAGCAATGCTCACCTACATAATGTTGAACTTTACTTTCATGCCGAAGAGGAGCAAATAACCGTTTGGATGGATGCCTCCCAAATCAAACAAGTGCTTATTAATTTCATTAAAAATGCCATTGAAGCAATGCCTCAGGGTGGAGAAATTACTGTCTCTTTAGAAAAAAAAGACCAACACGCTATCATTGCGGTAAAAGATAATGGCAAGGGGATGAGTGAAAAAGAGATTAAACAGCTCGGAACTCCCTTTTTTAGTACGAAAAGCAGTGGGCTTGGAATTGGACTTTCGATTTGCTTTGATATTATGAAAGCTCATCACGGAAAAATCGTCATTGATTCAAATGAAGGTGCCGGTACAATTGCCAACCTCTTTCTCCCACTTCACAAGGAAGAGAGCTAA
- a CDS encoding class I SAM-dependent methyltransferase: protein MKISEYNRMVWDKKVADGVSYTKPVTSEVIEESKRGNWHITVTTEKPVPREWFPTSLKGVKILCLASGGGQQGPTLAAAGAEVTVVDLSEKQLEQDRFVAERDDLQLTVEKGDMTDLSFIDNHTFDMVVHPVSNVFVENVLPVWKEASRVLKDGGTLISGFTNPLLYLFDGAQEEKGILDVKNSIPYSPLDQLREDELQIYKESNQALEFGHTLEDQIQGQIDAGFLIAGFYEDDFGGRRLIDRYTQTFIATKAIKTK from the coding sequence ATGAAGATCAGTGAATACAATCGAATGGTGTGGGATAAAAAAGTCGCAGATGGTGTTTCGTATACGAAGCCTGTCACAAGTGAAGTGATTGAGGAAAGCAAGAGAGGAAATTGGCACATCACAGTAACGACGGAAAAGCCTGTCCCACGTGAGTGGTTTCCGACTTCGCTAAAAGGGGTTAAGATTCTTTGTCTCGCTTCTGGTGGTGGGCAGCAGGGGCCAACCCTTGCCGCTGCAGGAGCAGAAGTAACCGTTGTTGATCTTTCTGAGAAACAGCTTGAGCAGGATCGGTTTGTTGCTGAAAGGGATGATTTGCAGCTTACTGTTGAAAAAGGAGATATGACAGACTTATCATTTATCGACAATCATACGTTCGATATGGTTGTTCATCCTGTCTCCAACGTATTTGTTGAAAATGTTTTACCCGTTTGGAAAGAGGCGTCAAGAGTATTAAAAGACGGTGGCACGCTGATTTCAGGATTTACAAATCCTTTGCTTTACCTTTTCGATGGTGCGCAGGAGGAGAAAGGAATTCTAGATGTGAAGAACAGCATTCCGTATTCTCCGCTCGATCAATTAAGGGAAGACGAGCTTCAGATATACAAGGAAAGCAATCAAGCACTTGAATTCGGCCATACGCTAGAGGATCAAATTCAGGGACAGATTGATGCCGGATTTCTGATCGCTGGTTTCTATGAAGATGATTTTGGTGGAAGGCGCCTAATCGATCGCTATACTCAAACGTTTATTGCAACAAAGGCAATTAAAACAAAATAA
- a CDS encoding class I SAM-dependent methyltransferase yields the protein MEYVGSSVYDDHAFYEQYMARRHREESPNKVIEYPALMSLLGDVTDKKILDLGCGDASLGESLLSKQCKEYVGVDGSQNMVKQAELKLQGRKGSVVHTSLETYSYPADAFDRVVSQLVLHYIEDLESIVKNVYETLKPGGKFVFSVLHPVMTASFKSMTGKRTDWIVDDYFDTGKRIEPWIGEQVVKYHRTIEDYFLILQGSGFTIQGLKEGTPQRENFQEEEEFKRRQRIPLFLIISCIK from the coding sequence ATGGAATACGTTGGCTCATCGGTATACGATGATCATGCTTTTTATGAGCAATATATGGCCAGACGCCATCGAGAAGAAAGTCCAAATAAGGTAATCGAATATCCCGCTCTTATGTCTTTACTAGGAGATGTTACCGATAAGAAAATTCTTGATCTCGGTTGTGGAGACGCCTCGCTTGGAGAGTCATTACTAAGCAAGCAGTGTAAAGAATATGTAGGTGTGGATGGCTCTCAGAACATGGTGAAGCAAGCGGAATTAAAGCTACAGGGGAGGAAAGGAAGCGTTGTGCACACATCCTTAGAAACCTATTCTTATCCAGCAGATGCTTTTGATCGGGTTGTTTCCCAATTAGTCCTTCATTACATAGAAGATCTAGAATCGATTGTTAAAAACGTATACGAGACGTTAAAACCTGGAGGAAAGTTCGTTTTCAGCGTCCTTCACCCGGTTATGACGGCTTCTTTCAAAAGTATGACGGGAAAACGAACGGATTGGATTGTTGATGATTATTTTGACACGGGTAAGAGAATTGAACCATGGATTGGGGAACAAGTGGTGAAATACCATCGGACGATTGAAGACTATTTTCTTATCCTTCAGGGCTCTGGATTTACGATACAGGGCTTAAAAGAAGGAACGCCACAACGAGAAAATTTTCAAGAAGAAGAAGAGTTTAAAAGAAGACAGCGTATTCCGTTATTTTTAATCATTTCCTGCATAAAATAA